Proteins encoded by one window of Sphingosinicella sp. BN140058:
- a CDS encoding helix-turn-helix transcriptional regulator: protein MIADRNDEGPLAAPALQRALRRWRTLNRIKQAHAAELLGVAQSTISRWESGRQCFEPSEARKVQALVGTRFSSAADAVLARLIRESGRPIHLVCDTSHRLLACSRVRAAGFGVPDADLIGRSLWRYSTPELIAEEAHLASCGWYDSAAPAPVEFETGDNGVCHVPIRPGRCRWTRMALSDGMPARLVETLS, encoded by the coding sequence ATGATTGCCGATCGAAACGACGAGGGCCCGTTGGCGGCACCGGCCCTGCAGCGTGCCCTGCGGCGATGGCGGACCCTGAACCGCATCAAGCAGGCGCACGCCGCCGAATTGCTGGGAGTCGCCCAGTCGACGATCTCGCGCTGGGAGAGCGGCCGCCAATGCTTCGAACCGTCGGAAGCGCGCAAGGTTCAGGCCCTGGTCGGCACCCGTTTCTCGTCCGCAGCCGACGCCGTGCTGGCGCGGCTGATACGGGAGAGCGGACGTCCGATCCACCTGGTCTGCGACACCAGCCACCGGCTGCTCGCCTGCTCCCGCGTGCGCGCAGCCGGCTTCGGAGTGCCGGACGCCGACCTGATCGGCCGATCGCTGTGGCGTTACTCGACGCCGGAGCTGATCGCGGAGGAAGCACACCTGGCTTCATGCGGCTGGTACGACAGCGCGGCGCCGGCCCCGGTAGAGTTCGAGACCGGAGACAATGGCGTTTGCCACGTGCCGATCCGGCCGGGCCGCTGCCGCTGGACTCGCATGGCGTTATCCGACGGGATGCCGGCGCGCCTGGTCGAGACGCTGAGCTGA
- a CDS encoding FAD-dependent oxidoreductase: MRIDLNDIGGRDCNAEICIVGAGAAGITAARRLLALGHDVMLLESGGVDHDAAVAALNDGPNVGLDYYPLRDARLRFFGGTTAIWGGRCAELDPIDLEKRDWVDGSGWPIAWDDLQAHYRCARPLFGLPPRTPEIGDFRAAGLAVPDFDPARLHTPLWSFDTRFNRFTLPSCEDLVRHPRCTIITNATVTEILAHGDGAHVESVAVRSLRGASLTIRPRELILAAGGIENARILLASRSVMPDGLGNAHDLVGRYFMEHPHARGGRVITRDGWDLLKLFGRRHRIAGHDLAALITPSAALQREKGILNTSLTIAARQPADASQALGMRVYSGLKHEIAPTRAGRLLWMGTKKIATWAQRHIDPLRPWLLHKAHRAELALLVRGEQAPNRDSRVTLTGEVDALGVPRVALDWRLSEIDKRSVATLVETLGAELRRLGLGDVRAESWLKVPEQMWRVDPLVSAHPIGGYHHIGTTRMADDPRKGVTDAYGRVHGIDNLHVVGSSTFPTASWANPTLTIVALALRTADRISAATARTAPQWEQKQVA, translated from the coding sequence ATGCGCATTGATCTGAACGACATCGGTGGCCGCGATTGCAATGCCGAAATCTGCATCGTCGGCGCCGGGGCCGCCGGCATCACCGCCGCGCGGCGCTTGCTCGCACTCGGCCACGACGTGATGCTGCTGGAAAGCGGCGGCGTCGATCATGATGCCGCAGTGGCCGCACTCAACGACGGGCCCAATGTCGGCCTCGACTATTATCCATTGCGCGATGCGCGGCTGCGTTTCTTCGGCGGCACCACCGCGATCTGGGGCGGCCGCTGCGCCGAGCTCGACCCCATCGATCTGGAGAAACGCGACTGGGTCGATGGGTCCGGCTGGCCGATCGCCTGGGACGATCTTCAGGCACATTACCGGTGCGCCCGGCCCTTGTTCGGCCTGCCGCCGCGGACGCCCGAAATCGGCGACTTCCGCGCCGCGGGCCTTGCGGTGCCCGACTTCGATCCAGCCAGGCTGCACACGCCTTTGTGGTCGTTCGACACGCGGTTCAACCGGTTCACGCTGCCGTCGTGCGAGGATCTCGTCCGCCATCCCCGCTGCACGATCATCACCAACGCCACGGTCACCGAAATCCTCGCCCATGGCGACGGCGCCCATGTCGAATCGGTGGCGGTGCGCTCGCTGCGCGGCGCAAGCCTGACGATCCGTCCTCGCGAGCTGATCCTTGCTGCCGGCGGCATCGAGAATGCACGAATTCTGCTCGCCTCCCGGTCGGTGATGCCAGACGGCCTCGGCAATGCCCACGATCTCGTCGGCCGCTACTTCATGGAGCATCCGCACGCCCGCGGCGGCCGGGTGATCACCAGGGACGGCTGGGATCTCCTGAAGCTGTTCGGGCGGCGCCACCGGATCGCCGGGCATGATCTCGCCGCCCTGATCACGCCTTCGGCCGCGCTGCAGCGTGAGAAGGGTATCCTCAACACGTCGCTGACCATCGCCGCACGCCAGCCCGCAGACGCGTCACAGGCGCTCGGCATGCGGGTCTATTCCGGGCTGAAGCATGAAATCGCGCCGACGCGGGCCGGGCGCTTGCTGTGGATGGGCACCAAGAAGATCGCCACCTGGGCGCAGCGTCACATCGATCCCCTGCGCCCGTGGCTGCTTCACAAGGCGCATCGCGCCGAACTCGCCTTGCTGGTGCGCGGCGAGCAGGCGCCCAATCGGGACAGCCGGGTGACGCTGACAGGCGAGGTCGATGCGCTGGGCGTGCCCCGCGTCGCGCTCGACTGGCGCCTGTCCGAGATCGACAAGCGCAGCGTCGCAACACTTGTCGAAACCCTCGGTGCGGAGCTGCGCAGGCTCGGCCTCGGCGACGTGCGTGCGGAAAGCTGGTTGAAGGTTCCGGAGCAGATGTGGCGGGTCGATCCGCTGGTCTCCGCTCATCCGATCGGCGGCTACCACCATATCGGCACCACCCGCATGGCCGACGATCCGAGGAAGGGCGTCACCGATGCGTACGGCCGGGTCCACGGCATCGACAATCTCCACGTCGTCGGGTCCTCGACCTTCCCGACCGCGAGCTGGGCCAACCCCACTCTCACCATCGTCGCGCTTGCGCTGCGGACGGCCGACCGAATCTCCGCCGCGACCGCGCGCACGGCCCCACAATGGGAGCAGAAGCAGGTGGCCTGA
- a CDS encoding phage holin family protein, translated as MSDTRSPFNFRPAADGQESISDLLRQLADQGSHLAQQQVSLVQAEVRESVSDLKLGVGAMAGAAVVGIAGLGVLLMGLAYLLAEAMDLWLATLIVAGATLLGAFLLFLAGRKKMAAGALHADRTRRTLERAPSALSGNSNEGHLHDR; from the coding sequence ATGAGCGACACGAGAAGCCCGTTCAACTTCCGCCCGGCGGCGGACGGGCAGGAGAGCATATCCGATCTGCTGCGGCAATTGGCCGATCAGGGCAGCCACCTCGCCCAGCAACAGGTCTCGCTTGTTCAGGCGGAAGTTCGCGAGTCGGTCAGTGATCTGAAGCTCGGCGTCGGTGCGATGGCGGGCGCCGCGGTGGTGGGGATTGCCGGCCTCGGCGTACTGCTGATGGGCCTCGCCTATCTCCTCGCCGAAGCGATGGACCTGTGGCTCGCAACGCTGATCGTCGCCGGCGCGACATTGCTCGGCGCGTTCCTGCTGTTCCTTGCCGGCCGCAAGAAGATGGCGGCCGGCGCCCTCCATGCCGATCGCACCCGCCGCACCCTCGAACGCGCGCCGTCCGCGCTCTCGGGCAACAGCAACGAAGGACATCTCCATGACCGCTGA
- a CDS encoding LysR substrate-binding domain-containing protein, producing the protein MTSLPPLAAVRVFEAAARHENFSRAAEELAMTQAAVSYQMKLLEERLGAALFVRRGRGMALTEIGRRIAPQVTGAFTSLRDAFASVRAESASVLTITAPRTFSTNWLAGRLGDFHVAHPDLTVRLDMCDEIVDLQSSSFDAAIRGLPCATPGLVCHYLMAMPVAPLASPAFLAQYKLASPADLLAVPRISPEDDWWDLWFKSLPDFDASGRSDPGIRFESQVLDGHAAIAGHGVAILSPPMFKPAIDAGLLVQPFAHTARYKNGFWLVYPEHKRNASKVRALRDWLLAAVREAYGDDPALLTPPQV; encoded by the coding sequence ATGACCAGCCTGCCGCCGCTCGCCGCCGTTCGAGTCTTCGAGGCCGCCGCCCGCCACGAGAATTTCAGCCGCGCCGCGGAAGAGCTGGCGATGACCCAGGCCGCCGTCAGCTACCAGATGAAATTGCTGGAGGAGCGGCTCGGTGCTGCCTTGTTCGTTCGGCGCGGGCGCGGCATGGCGCTGACCGAGATCGGTCGCCGGATCGCGCCGCAGGTGACCGGCGCGTTCACGTCGTTGCGCGACGCCTTCGCCTCGGTCCGCGCCGAAAGCGCGTCCGTGTTGACGATCACTGCGCCGCGCACCTTTTCGACCAACTGGCTGGCTGGCCGTCTCGGCGACTTTCACGTCGCCCATCCCGATCTCACCGTTCGGCTCGACATGTGCGACGAGATCGTCGACCTGCAGTCGAGCAGTTTCGACGCGGCGATCCGCGGCCTGCCCTGCGCGACGCCGGGCCTCGTCTGCCACTATCTGATGGCGATGCCGGTCGCCCCGCTCGCCAGCCCCGCCTTCCTCGCCCAATACAAGCTGGCAAGCCCCGCGGACCTTCTCGCGGTGCCGCGAATCTCGCCGGAAGACGATTGGTGGGATCTGTGGTTCAAGTCGCTGCCGGATTTCGATGCGTCCGGCCGTTCCGATCCGGGGATCCGCTTCGAATCGCAGGTGCTGGACGGCCACGCAGCGATTGCCGGCCACGGCGTCGCCATCCTCAGCCCGCCGATGTTCAAGCCGGCGATCGACGCCGGGCTGCTGGTCCAGCCGTTCGCGCACACCGCCCGCTACAAGAACGGCTTCTGGCTGGTCTACCCCGAGCACAAGCGCAACGCCTCCAAGGTGCGCGCCTTGCGCGATTGGCTGCTCGCCGCGGTTCGCGAGGCCTATGGCGACGATCCGGCGCTGCTCACGCCGCCGCAGGTTTGA
- a CDS encoding UrcA family protein: protein MKTLNIAIALIASLPAAALAEQPRAQARVAYQDLNLRTESGVRTLDRRLARAVEAVCPDGRGSVDMARKVAARRCIRDTTAELAAVRSHVLAGRGADETLAAGTR, encoded by the coding sequence ATGAAGACGCTCAATATCGCCATCGCGCTGATCGCCTCACTCCCTGCCGCTGCGCTTGCGGAGCAGCCCAGAGCACAGGCTCGGGTGGCCTATCAGGATCTCAACCTGCGCACAGAATCCGGAGTCCGAACGCTCGATCGCCGCCTGGCGCGGGCGGTTGAAGCCGTGTGTCCGGATGGGCGCGGTTCCGTCGACATGGCCCGCAAGGTCGCCGCCCGTCGCTGCATCAGGGACACGACGGCGGAACTCGCGGCCGTGCGGAGCCATGTCCTTGCCGGGCGCGGTGCCGACGAGACGCTTGCCGCCGGTACTCGTTGA
- a CDS encoding glycosyltransferase — protein MIFIDDLGATGVVRNAIALATRLCAAGFVVEVAASCAQGALRGELDPRIRLTELLPSRWRTAPRPVRLARALLGLRRRLASEQPDLILSAGNHGHLLTRLAASAAPRARTIYRISNDLDHARPGRLGRLGKIARTLQFRLIAGHAACLALVSPHLLQHPLIAAAARRGKTRLIPNGVDLAMVAKRSEGPAPHPWLAESNHPTVLTVGRLAPQKNIETLLAALAEARRSRPLRLIVLGDGTDKTRLRLRGRAEALGIADAVAFVPAVPNPFPWMAHAAAFVLPSWWEGASNVLLEALACGRPIVASRTAGNAEEVLGSGRYGRLIDPADVHGLAKALLDQTGATPIRPGARATAFSRNRALDEFAVLAVGLSR, from the coding sequence ATGATTTTCATCGACGATCTCGGCGCGACCGGCGTCGTCCGCAATGCAATCGCGCTGGCGACAAGGCTCTGCGCTGCCGGTTTCGTCGTCGAGGTGGCGGCGAGTTGCGCCCAGGGTGCCCTGCGCGGAGAGCTCGACCCCCGCATCCGCCTGACCGAACTGCTGCCGAGCCGCTGGAGAACGGCGCCGCGGCCGGTGCGGCTTGCCCGAGCCTTGTTGGGCTTGCGCCGGCGGCTCGCCTCGGAGCAGCCCGACCTCATCCTGTCGGCGGGCAATCACGGCCATCTTCTCACCCGCCTCGCGGCGTCGGCTGCGCCGCGGGCCCGGACGATCTACCGGATCAGCAACGATCTCGATCACGCGCGGCCCGGACGGCTCGGACGCCTCGGCAAGATCGCCCGCACGCTTCAATTCCGTCTGATCGCAGGACATGCCGCCTGCCTGGCGCTGGTCTCGCCCCATCTGCTGCAGCACCCCCTGATTGCCGCCGCGGCGCGCCGGGGCAAGACCCGGCTGATCCCGAACGGAGTCGATCTCGCCATGGTCGCCAAGCGAAGCGAGGGTCCGGCCCCGCATCCCTGGTTGGCCGAGTCGAACCATCCGACCGTGCTCACTGTCGGCCGGCTTGCGCCGCAGAAGAATATCGAGACCTTGCTGGCGGCCTTGGCCGAGGCGCGGCGATCCCGCCCCTTGCGGCTGATCGTTCTCGGCGACGGCACCGACAAGACCCGCCTCCGCTTGCGTGGCCGCGCAGAGGCGCTCGGCATCGCCGATGCGGTCGCGTTCGTCCCCGCCGTGCCAAATCCGTTTCCGTGGATGGCGCACGCCGCCGCCTTCGTCCTGCCGTCCTGGTGGGAGGGCGCGTCGAACGTGCTGCTGGAGGCGCTCGCCTGCGGCCGGCCGATCGTCGCCTCCCGCACCGCCGGCAATGCGGAGGAGGTGCTCGGATCGGGTCGCTACGGACGCCTGATCGATCCGGCCGACGTGCATGGCCTCGCCAAGGCCTTGCTCGATCAGACCGGAGCGACACCGATCCGGCCCGGCGCCCGCGCCACGGCCTTCAGCCGCAACCGCGCTCTCGACGAATTCGCGGTGCTTGCAGTGGGCCTAAGCCGCTAA
- the rnk gene encoding nucleoside diphosphate kinase regulator gives MVIFEMHDIPRRSGAEKPPIHVSESDYDLIANFALSLEGRAPALARMVLDEIDRATICPADALPPGIVALGADVTYRDESNGAVRRVRLVMPDDADLDQGRLSILTPMAAGLIGLKAGQSIDWPCPDGRPRVLRILDVTQAP, from the coding sequence ATGGTGATCTTCGAAATGCATGACATCCCCAGGCGCTCCGGTGCCGAAAAGCCGCCAATCCACGTCTCCGAAAGCGATTACGACCTCATCGCCAACTTCGCGTTGAGCCTCGAAGGGCGCGCTCCGGCGCTTGCCCGCATGGTGCTGGACGAGATCGACCGGGCGACCATCTGCCCCGCCGACGCGCTGCCCCCGGGGATCGTGGCTCTGGGCGCGGACGTCACCTATCGCGACGAGAGCAATGGCGCGGTCCGGCGCGTCCGACTGGTGATGCCGGACGATGCCGATCTCGACCAAGGCAGATTGTCGATCCTGACGCCGATGGCAGCCGGCCTGATCGGCCTTAAGGCCGGCCAGTCCATCGACTGGCCGTGCCCCGACGGGCGGCCGCGCGTGCTCAGGATCCTGGACGTGACCCAGGCTCCGTAG
- a CDS encoding SIMPL domain-containing protein (The SIMPL domain is named for its presence in mouse protein SIMPL (signalling molecule that associates with mouse pelle-like kinase). Bacterial member BP26, from Brucella, was shown to assemble into a channel-like structure, while YggE from E. coli has been associated with resistance to oxidative stress.), which yields MMRRTIAATIVALLTAPAAAQEAAEPTPSIQVVGVASVSTKPDIANLVYWVTGEGKTADEASAALAGKQKAIVGGLRGLLGPDAILASGEISVMETRGPQCDGPGNPNNRPRLSEGACTLTGYLATLQGTGRTGAVDKAGTAAALAARLGARDARVQSFQLADPAAAQRRAAAAAIRDARVKAEAMAEGAGVRLGRLIALNDQNSGYDVSYLVANSRASAPPPPPPSLPLVEIDVTPRPLETQARVFARYAIAD from the coding sequence ATGATGCGGCGAACCATCGCGGCGACGATCGTGGCACTGCTCACCGCTCCAGCCGCCGCGCAAGAGGCCGCCGAACCCACGCCGTCGATCCAGGTGGTGGGCGTGGCCAGCGTCTCGACCAAACCCGACATCGCCAACCTGGTCTATTGGGTGACCGGCGAAGGCAAGACGGCCGACGAGGCCAGCGCCGCGCTCGCCGGCAAGCAGAAGGCGATCGTCGGTGGCCTGCGCGGATTGCTCGGGCCCGATGCAATCCTTGCGTCCGGTGAGATCAGCGTGATGGAAACGCGCGGCCCGCAATGCGACGGCCCCGGCAATCCGAACAACCGCCCGCGGCTCAGCGAAGGCGCCTGCACCCTGACCGGCTACCTCGCCACGCTGCAGGGGACCGGCCGGACCGGCGCGGTCGACAAGGCCGGCACCGCCGCCGCTCTTGCCGCCCGGCTGGGCGCGCGCGATGCCCGCGTGCAGAGCTTCCAGCTTGCCGACCCTGCTGCCGCCCAGAGGCGCGCGGCTGCCGCCGCGATCCGGGACGCACGCGTCAAGGCGGAGGCGATGGCGGAAGGTGCCGGGGTGCGGCTCGGACGCCTGATCGCCCTCAACGATCAAAATTCAGGCTATGACGTTTCGTATCTCGTAGCGAACAGCCGGGCGTCGGCACCGCCGCCGCCGCCGCCGTCTCTCCCGCTGGTCGAGATCGACGTCACGCCGCGGCCGCTGGAGACCCAGGCGCGCGTGTTCGCCCGCTACGCGATCGCCGACTGA
- a CDS encoding cupin domain-containing protein, with protein sequence MSNCRHIPFAGMAMFVTAGTVAAAPPAEPLKAAQAGITRVDLDKNDLGIAGREAVRVRVDFAAGAEAARHSHPGEELVYVLAGTLEYRLDGHSPVTLRTGDVLFIPADAIHAVRNVGAGTGSELATYVVEKGKPLVVPAK encoded by the coding sequence ATGAGCAACTGCAGACATATTCCCTTCGCAGGCATGGCGATGTTCGTCACGGCCGGCACGGTCGCTGCCGCGCCACCCGCCGAACCGCTGAAAGCCGCGCAGGCGGGCATCACCCGCGTCGACCTGGACAAGAACGATCTCGGCATCGCCGGACGCGAGGCGGTCCGGGTCCGGGTCGACTTTGCGGCCGGCGCCGAGGCGGCACGGCACAGCCATCCGGGCGAGGAACTCGTCTACGTGCTGGCGGGAACACTCGAATATCGCCTTGACGGGCATTCGCCGGTGACGCTCCGGACGGGCGACGTGCTGTTCATCCCGGCCGACGCGATTCACGCGGTCCGCAATGTCGGCGCGGGCACCGGCTCAGAACTCGCCACCTACGTGGTCGAGAAAGGCAAACCGCTCGTCGTTCCCGCAAAGTGA
- a CDS encoding DUF3618 domain-containing protein, whose protein sequence is MTADSNADVIEDDIRRTQDRIGETIDRLEEQLSPPRLAKSLLGDDKNDIAREVLEITRQNPVPVALIAIGVIWLVATARTRNGSRLADLLTPGGAASGDGARAPRSAEASTRFAAAAPIAPQEPAPAWRPIGSAPEPTERADLLGSDTTAYSDSLRSTERGPLL, encoded by the coding sequence ATGACCGCTGATTCCAATGCCGACGTGATCGAAGACGACATCCGCCGCACCCAGGATCGGATCGGCGAGACGATCGACAGGCTGGAAGAACAGCTCAGCCCACCCCGTCTCGCCAAATCTCTTCTCGGCGACGACAAGAACGACATCGCCCGGGAAGTGCTGGAGATCACCCGCCAGAATCCGGTTCCGGTGGCGCTGATCGCGATCGGCGTGATCTGGCTGGTGGCGACGGCCCGTACCCGCAACGGCAGCCGTCTCGCCGATCTTCTGACGCCCGGCGGTGCCGCTTCCGGAGACGGCGCGCGCGCCCCGCGTTCGGCCGAGGCAAGCACGCGGTTCGCAGCGGCCGCACCGATCGCTCCGCAGGAGCCCGCGCCCGCCTGGCGTCCGATCGGCAGTGCTCCCGAGCCGACCGAGCGAGCGGACCTGCTCGGATCGGATACGACCGCCTATTCGGACAGCCTCCGCTCGACGGAGCGCGGTCCGCTGCTCTGA
- a CDS encoding cupin domain-containing protein, translating into MLSPLKLTEAFGRVTDYWSPKVIGQVNDQLLKVAKLKGEFVWHAHDGEDELFYIVKGALRIEFDDGPVHLAQGDMLTVPRGVRHNPVADEECWVMLIEPASTKHTGDTVTERTRSLEDQLG; encoded by the coding sequence ATGCTGTCGCCATTGAAGCTGACTGAGGCCTTCGGCCGAGTCACCGACTATTGGTCGCCAAAGGTGATCGGGCAGGTCAACGATCAGCTCCTCAAGGTCGCCAAGTTGAAAGGCGAGTTCGTCTGGCACGCGCATGATGGCGAGGACGAACTGTTCTACATCGTCAAGGGTGCGTTGCGCATCGAGTTCGACGACGGGCCGGTCCACCTTGCGCAAGGCGACATGCTGACCGTGCCGCGCGGCGTTCGCCACAACCCGGTCGCGGACGAGGAATGCTGGGTGATGCTGATCGAGCCCGCTTCGACCAAGCATACCGGCGACACCGTGACGGAGCGCACCCGCAGCCTGGAAGACCAGTTAGGCTGA
- a CDS encoding aldo/keto reductase family oxidoreductase yields the protein MTIDQAGTFALGSRIVKRLGYGAMQLAGPGVFGPPRDREAALAVLRAAVEAGVDHIDTSDFYGPHVTNQLIREALSPYPEDLTIVTKIGARRGDDASWLPAYGADELARAVDDNLRNLGAERLEIVNLRIMFDAHGPAEGSIAAPLETLAKLQQQGLVRHIGLSNVTAAQVAEGRCIAQIVCVQNQYNLAHRADDALIDALAEDGIAYVPFFPLGGFSPLQSATLFGVAERLQATPMQVALAWLLQRAPNILLIPGTSSIAHLRENLAAATLVLPSEAIAELDGIAGRTAEAL from the coding sequence ATGACCATCGATCAGGCAGGAACTTTCGCCCTCGGGAGCCGCATCGTGAAGCGGCTCGGCTACGGCGCCATGCAGCTCGCCGGCCCCGGCGTGTTCGGGCCGCCGCGCGATCGGGAGGCGGCGCTCGCCGTGCTGCGCGCGGCGGTGGAAGCCGGCGTCGACCATATCGACACCAGCGACTTTTACGGCCCGCACGTCACCAATCAGCTGATCCGAGAGGCGCTCTCGCCCTATCCCGAAGATTTGACCATCGTCACCAAGATCGGCGCCCGCCGCGGCGACGATGCTTCCTGGCTCCCCGCTTACGGGGCCGACGAACTCGCCCGCGCGGTCGACGACAATCTCCGCAACCTCGGCGCCGAAAGGCTCGAGATCGTCAATCTGCGGATCATGTTCGATGCTCATGGTCCGGCCGAAGGCTCGATCGCGGCGCCGCTCGAGACGCTGGCGAAGCTCCAGCAGCAGGGTTTGGTGCGGCATATCGGGCTCAGCAACGTGACTGCAGCCCAGGTCGCCGAAGGGCGCTGCATCGCGCAGATCGTCTGCGTCCAGAACCAGTACAACCTCGCCCACCGCGCCGACGATGCGCTGATCGACGCGCTCGCCGAAGACGGCATCGCCTACGTGCCCTTCTTTCCGTTGGGCGGCTTCAGTCCGCTCCAGTCGGCCACTCTCTTCGGCGTCGCCGAACGCCTGCAGGCGACTCCGATGCAGGTCGCGCTGGCCTGGCTGCTGCAGCGCGCCCCCAATATCCTGCTGATCCCAGGCACCAGCTCGATCGCACATTTGCGCGAAAATCTGGCGGCGGCGACTCTGGTCCTGCCCTCCGAAGCGATCGCGGAGCTGGACGGAATTGCCGGACGGACTGCCGAGGCATTGTGA
- a CDS encoding Dps family protein yields MTDHIITSSFASRQLGTPTDLGADATRDISAGLTGLLADVFALYLKTKNFHWHMSGPNFRDYHLLLDEQADQIFAMTDPIAERARKIGGTTLRSVSDIAGRQRILDNNADYVDPLDMLAELHGDNKQLVAEMRRVHDLCDRYADVATASLIEVWIDETERRSWFLYESSRTSVIR; encoded by the coding sequence GTGACCGATCACATCATCACCAGCAGCTTCGCGAGCCGTCAGCTCGGCACCCCGACCGATCTCGGCGCCGACGCAACGCGCGACATCTCGGCGGGTCTTACCGGCCTTCTCGCCGACGTGTTCGCGCTCTACCTCAAGACCAAGAACTTTCACTGGCACATGAGCGGGCCGAACTTCCGCGACTACCATCTGCTGCTCGATGAGCAGGCTGATCAGATCTTCGCGATGACCGATCCGATCGCGGAACGTGCCCGCAAGATCGGCGGCACCACCCTCCGCTCAGTCTCCGACATTGCCGGACGCCAGCGCATCCTCGACAACAATGCCGACTATGTCGATCCGCTCGACATGCTTGCCGAACTGCATGGCGACAACAAGCAATTGGTCGCCGAGATGCGCCGGGTCCACGATCTCTGCGATCGTTATGCAGACGTCGCGACGGCAAGCCTGATCGAAGTATGGATCGACGAAACCGAGCGCCGCAGCTGGTTCCTCTACGAAAGTTCGCGCACAAGCGTGATCCGGTGA
- a CDS encoding LysR family transcriptional regulator produces MKADLGDLNAFLAVARARGFRDAARTIGTSASTLSEAVRRLESSLGVRLLHRTTRSVTPTEAGARLVDRLTPVLGEVEAALDGMSGFRDRPAGTLRLNVPVSAARLVLPAIVPDFLATYPDIKIEIDADDSFVDVLASGCDAGIRYDERLEQDMIAVPIGPRVQRFATAAAPAYLDRCGLPRHPRDLLDYACLRGRFASGALTSPWEFERAGEIVRIEPHGQAIVRVGGATDLLVDMAVAGVGIIHLFEDWLRPHFDSGSLLPVLRDWWQPFSGPFLYYSDRRLVPPPLRAFIDFIKTRPS; encoded by the coding sequence ATGAAAGCAGATCTCGGAGACTTGAACGCCTTCCTGGCGGTGGCGCGGGCACGGGGTTTTCGCGACGCCGCGCGGACCATCGGCACGAGCGCGTCGACTTTGAGCGAGGCGGTGCGGCGGCTCGAATCCAGCCTCGGGGTGCGCCTGCTCCATCGCACCACGCGCAGCGTTACGCCGACGGAGGCCGGCGCACGCCTGGTGGACCGGTTGACGCCCGTTCTAGGCGAGGTCGAAGCGGCGCTGGACGGGATGAGCGGCTTTCGCGATCGCCCGGCGGGTACGCTCCGCCTTAACGTTCCGGTAAGCGCCGCCCGACTGGTGCTGCCCGCGATCGTCCCGGACTTCCTTGCCACCTATCCCGACATCAAGATCGAGATCGACGCGGACGATTCCTTCGTCGATGTGCTTGCGTCCGGTTGCGATGCCGGCATCCGCTATGACGAGCGGCTCGAACAGGACATGATCGCAGTGCCGATCGGCCCGCGGGTGCAGCGTTTTGCAACCGCCGCCGCGCCGGCCTATCTGGATCGGTGCGGGCTGCCGCGGCACCCGCGCGACCTCCTGGATTATGCGTGCCTGCGTGGCCGCTTTGCCAGCGGTGCGCTGACCAGTCCCTGGGAGTTCGAACGCGCGGGCGAAATCGTGCGGATCGAGCCGCATGGCCAGGCGATCGTGCGCGTCGGCGGCGCCACCGATCTGCTCGTCGACATGGCGGTCGCAGGCGTCGGAATCATCCACCTGTTCGAGGATTGGCTGCGCCCCCACTTCGACAGCGGCAGCCTTCTGCCGGTCCTGCGCGACTGGTGGCAGCCTTTCTCGGGACCGTTCCTTTATTATTCGGACCGGCGGCTGGTGCCACCGCCGCTCCGCGCTTTCATAGACTTCATCAAGACCCGGCCCAGCTGA